Proteins encoded together in one Schumannella luteola window:
- a CDS encoding WXG100 family type VII secretion target produces MSVKPAQVVALSGQIRGGATGIQSKLDDLDNEVGKLRGSWSGSAQQAYDEAQRKWTQSVNELNSLLQQIAGKTEEIAQQYTQSDNSSAGRFSV; encoded by the coding sequence ATGTCCGTCAAGCCCGCCCAGGTCGTCGCCCTCTCGGGCCAGATCCGTGGTGGTGCCACCGGCATCCAGTCGAAGCTCGATGACCTCGACAACGAGGTCGGCAAGCTCCGCGGCTCGTGGAGCGGTTCCGCTCAGCAGGCCTACGACGAGGCCCAGCGCAAGTGGACCCAGTCGGTCAACGAGCTCAACAGCCTCCTGCAGCAGATCGCCGGCAAGACCGAGGAGATCGCGCAGCAGTACACCCAGAGCGACAACTCGTCGGCCGGCCGCTTCTCGGTCTGA
- a CDS encoding WXG100 family type VII secretion target, translated as MADVIAAEEGALKRGAQAVGTAKAGIDQEVKKLRGEIEQVSGYWSGSAAVAFNQLLTRWDNETSKLNNVLITLEDALGGTEKDQNATEESHKQTISGLGSIMGA; from the coding sequence GTGGCAGATGTCATCGCGGCCGAAGAAGGCGCACTCAAGCGCGGAGCCCAGGCGGTCGGCACCGCCAAGGCCGGTATCGACCAGGAGGTGAAGAAGCTCCGCGGCGAGATCGAGCAGGTCTCCGGCTACTGGTCGGGCAGCGCCGCCGTCGCGTTCAACCAGCTCCTCACCCGCTGGGACAACGAGACCAGCAAGCTCAACAACGTGCTGATCACCCTCGAAGACGCCCTCGGCGGCACCGAGAAGGACCAGAACGCCACCGAAGAGTCGCACAAGCAGACCATCTCGGGCCTCGGCTCGATCATGGGCGCCTGA
- a CDS encoding S8 family peptidase codes for MPRARTSAAALLALTALTAALAAGPTASASAASSTDWWYAKYDVAGAQSQGLTGKGIKIAVIDGPFNASLEVFQGADITVPEPSVCGDPASTTTATIDSVHSADVTSLLVGNGTGPGAVKGIAPEAKVTVYANSTQGAESGCTKTVDGVPYTDYGLIVRKAVADGNRIISISQATNAHLRGDELAIADAIARGVVIVAGDPNSLTDPGNFPANANGVVSVNAFKESGDLQTDGGVPVAFDSTTVVAAGVGFSSQGTANSASWGDDGRRMQGSSLATPLVSGMLALVAQKYPQATGNQLVQSLIHNTGGDDHPLTRYEGGYGYGPASLTHMLKVDPTQYPDENPLMNEPGHLGVPTVADVAAAKKALASASASPLSGPSAGSAAPSASQRGGFSPVATALIAAGVLGGLVVIAGVVVLIVLLTRRRPSTRG; via the coding sequence ATGCCCCGTGCCCGCACCTCCGCCGCGGCGCTGCTCGCCCTGACCGCTCTGACGGCGGCGCTCGCCGCGGGCCCGACCGCCTCCGCATCCGCGGCGTCGTCGACGGACTGGTGGTACGCGAAGTACGACGTGGCGGGCGCCCAGTCGCAGGGGCTGACCGGGAAGGGCATCAAGATCGCGGTGATCGACGGGCCCTTCAACGCCTCGCTCGAGGTGTTCCAAGGGGCCGATATCACAGTCCCCGAGCCGTCCGTCTGCGGCGACCCGGCGTCGACGACGACCGCGACCATCGACTCGGTGCACTCCGCCGATGTCACCTCGTTGCTGGTCGGCAATGGGACCGGACCTGGCGCGGTAAAGGGCATCGCCCCGGAGGCGAAGGTCACGGTCTACGCCAACTCGACCCAGGGCGCCGAGTCCGGCTGCACCAAGACCGTCGACGGGGTTCCGTACACCGACTACGGCCTGATCGTGCGCAAGGCGGTGGCCGACGGCAACCGGATCATCTCCATCTCGCAGGCGACGAACGCGCATCTTCGCGGTGACGAGCTCGCGATCGCCGACGCGATCGCGCGCGGGGTCGTGATCGTCGCCGGCGACCCCAACTCCCTGACTGATCCGGGCAACTTCCCGGCCAACGCGAACGGCGTCGTGTCGGTCAACGCCTTCAAGGAGAGCGGCGACCTGCAGACCGATGGTGGTGTTCCGGTCGCCTTCGATTCGACGACGGTGGTCGCCGCGGGCGTCGGGTTCTCGTCGCAGGGCACGGCGAACTCCGCGTCGTGGGGTGACGACGGCCGACGGATGCAGGGGTCGTCGCTGGCGACGCCGCTCGTGTCGGGCATGTTGGCGCTGGTGGCGCAGAAGTATCCGCAGGCGACGGGTAATCAGCTGGTCCAGTCGCTGATCCACAACACGGGCGGTGACGATCATCCGCTGACCCGGTACGAGGGCGGGTACGGGTACGGTCCCGCGTCGTTGACGCACATGCTCAAGGTCGATCCGACGCAGTATCCGGACGAGAACCCGCTCATGAACGAGCCGGGTCACCTCGGCGTTCCGACCGTGGCTGATGTGGCTGCGGCCAAGAAGGCACTGGCATCCGCTTCCGCCTCGCCGTTGTCCGGTCCGTCCGCGGGTTCCGCGGCGCCGTCCGCCTCGCAGCGCGGCGGCTTCTCGCCGGTCGCGACGGCGCTCATCGCGGCGGGCGTGCTCGGCGGCCTCGTCGTCATCGCCGGGGTCGTGGTGCTGATCGTGCTGCTCACCCGCCGTCGGCCCTCGACCAGGGGGTAG
- the eccD gene encoding type VII secretion integral membrane protein EccD — protein MSTTVSTSRALLRVSIQSEGRRLDVGVPAQLPLVELMPGFARGLGVLDATMTHTGYALQRADGTRLDPSRGAAEQGVLDGELLTLARGVQLAEPRVYDDIVEAVIDATGEQNRPWTPQDNARTALAASLTLLGICAVLLLAGGGDGPSTLLRAIIAAAGTVLLLASAAVIERLGQAETGRGLALAAAAFAALTGYLLTPADGGLFGWPLAAAGAGAVVAGGIALLLNPASRAILLVPLVLGGAIGITGGIAGLMPGSQQSAYALMVAVVITLANALPWLAMTSTRIRVISPQSDQEIFDDPDPIDTEQVRARAAAGHRVLVALRLALGLAALVGAPIVAGASPAGAALCALGFIGIMMPARQSFARAEVVVLMALGTAGIAITGVTTSLAQPDLRLVLLVALLAVTVIVIFLTLLAPRARMRLTRLADTVEVLVIGLLLPLGVIAAGIAWA, from the coding sequence GTGAGTACGACCGTGAGCACGTCACGGGCACTGCTGAGGGTGTCGATCCAGAGCGAGGGTCGACGGCTCGATGTCGGCGTGCCCGCCCAGCTGCCGCTCGTCGAGCTGATGCCCGGCTTCGCCCGCGGCCTCGGCGTGCTGGATGCGACCATGACGCACACGGGCTACGCCCTGCAGCGCGCGGACGGCACCCGTCTCGACCCGAGCCGCGGCGCCGCCGAGCAGGGCGTGCTCGACGGTGAGCTGCTCACGCTCGCGCGCGGCGTGCAGCTGGCCGAGCCCCGCGTCTACGACGACATCGTCGAGGCCGTGATCGACGCGACCGGCGAGCAGAACCGGCCGTGGACCCCCCAGGACAACGCGCGCACCGCCCTCGCCGCGAGCCTCACGTTGCTCGGCATCTGCGCCGTGCTGCTGCTCGCCGGGGGCGGCGACGGACCCTCGACGCTGCTGCGCGCGATCATCGCCGCCGCCGGAACCGTGCTGCTGCTCGCCTCGGCCGCCGTGATCGAACGACTCGGGCAGGCCGAGACCGGCCGCGGCCTCGCCCTCGCCGCCGCCGCCTTCGCCGCGCTCACCGGCTACCTGCTCACCCCGGCCGACGGCGGTCTGTTCGGATGGCCGCTCGCCGCCGCCGGCGCCGGCGCCGTCGTCGCGGGCGGCATCGCGCTGCTGCTGAACCCCGCATCCCGCGCCATCCTGCTCGTGCCGCTCGTGCTCGGCGGCGCGATCGGCATCACCGGCGGCATCGCCGGGCTCATGCCGGGCAGCCAGCAGAGCGCCTACGCGCTCATGGTCGCGGTCGTCATCACCCTCGCCAACGCGCTGCCGTGGCTCGCGATGACGTCGACGCGCATCCGCGTGATCTCGCCGCAGAGCGACCAGGAGATCTTCGACGACCCCGACCCGATCGACACCGAGCAGGTGCGCGCCCGCGCCGCCGCCGGGCACCGCGTGCTCGTCGCGCTGCGGCTCGCGCTCGGGCTCGCCGCGCTCGTCGGCGCCCCGATCGTCGCCGGAGCCAGCCCCGCCGGCGCCGCCCTCTGCGCGCTCGGCTTCATCGGGATCATGATGCCCGCGCGGCAGAGCTTCGCCCGCGCCGAGGTCGTCGTGCTGATGGCGCTCGGCACCGCGGGCATCGCGATCACCGGCGTCACCACGAGCCTCGCCCAGCCCGACCTGCGGCTCGTGCTGCTCGTCGCGCTGCTGGCGGTGACCGTGATCGTGATCTTCCTCACGCTGCTCGCGCCGCGCGCGCGCATGCGCCTCACCCGCCTCGCCGACACCGTCGAGGTGCTCGTGATCGGACTCCTGCTGCCGCTCGGCGTCATCGCCGCCGGAATCGCCTGGGCGTGA
- the eccB gene encoding type VII secretion protein EccB has protein sequence MATKSDLIEAQNFSRRRLLTAFISGAPGGRELEPSKPLRAVIIAIALTVAVILAGVFYGVMQPGLPNDWGNNRLIIAKDTGARYVSSKNVLHPVINSVSARLLIPSTDFKVITTTQARLAGVKLGAPVGIVGAPDTLPAANRLINDGWTACVADDGGNRVRIGGSTASATKDAVVVSSGGQIYVVAADTRFKVDPAQTDAVLRAAGIDSLDPVAVDPAWLDLFTEGADLQSIVITDAGLPLAGTSLNVGDVLHITGQAVTQRFLVQQDGTLGSLSPLAWQLYQLGTGRGADRVLEVASADVADVPTAKNPVGGADWPSDGFTTLESDARPCALLTHDARGLARTVLATTATTEDAEATLTVASGRGAIVLAGGRGAQGSPLLTIVDATGTSYALPGADEDTVARLGYSLEEVGRVDQSWIRLFKTGPALSTAAAGAEPGGGPAEPASGSSSGSSGGSDASGSSDSDG, from the coding sequence GTGGCCACCAAGAGCGATCTGATCGAGGCGCAGAACTTCTCGCGCCGCCGCCTTCTCACCGCCTTCATCTCGGGAGCCCCCGGCGGACGCGAGCTCGAGCCCTCGAAGCCGCTGCGCGCCGTGATCATCGCGATCGCGCTGACCGTGGCCGTCATCCTCGCCGGCGTGTTCTACGGCGTGATGCAGCCGGGCCTGCCCAACGACTGGGGCAACAACCGGCTCATCATCGCCAAAGACACCGGGGCGCGCTATGTGAGCTCGAAGAACGTGCTGCACCCGGTGATCAACTCGGTGTCGGCGCGGCTGCTCATCCCCAGCACCGACTTCAAGGTCATCACCACCACCCAGGCGCGCCTCGCCGGCGTGAAGCTCGGGGCCCCCGTCGGCATCGTCGGCGCCCCCGACACGCTGCCCGCCGCGAACAGGCTCATCAACGACGGATGGACGGCCTGCGTCGCCGACGACGGCGGCAACCGGGTGCGCATCGGCGGCTCGACCGCGAGCGCCACGAAGGATGCCGTGGTCGTGTCGTCGGGCGGCCAGATCTACGTCGTCGCCGCCGACACCCGCTTCAAGGTCGACCCGGCGCAGACGGATGCGGTGCTGCGCGCCGCCGGCATCGACTCGCTCGACCCGGTCGCCGTCGATCCCGCCTGGCTCGACCTCTTCACCGAGGGCGCCGACCTGCAGTCGATCGTCATCACCGACGCCGGGCTCCCGCTCGCCGGCACCTCGCTCAACGTCGGCGACGTGCTGCACATCACCGGGCAGGCGGTGACCCAGCGCTTCCTCGTGCAGCAGGACGGCACGCTCGGCTCGCTCAGCCCGCTCGCCTGGCAGCTCTACCAGCTGGGCACCGGGCGCGGCGCCGACCGCGTGCTCGAGGTCGCCTCCGCCGACGTCGCCGACGTGCCCACCGCGAAGAACCCGGTCGGCGGCGCCGACTGGCCGAGCGACGGCTTCACGACCCTCGAGAGCGACGCCCGTCCCTGCGCGCTGCTCACCCATGACGCCCGCGGGCTCGCCCGCACCGTGCTCGCGACCACCGCGACGACCGAAGACGCGGAGGCGACGCTCACCGTCGCCTCCGGGCGCGGCGCCATCGTGCTCGCCGGCGGGCGCGGAGCGCAGGGCTCCCCGCTGCTCACGATCGTCGACGCGACCGGCACCTCCTACGCCCTCCCCGGCGCCGACGAGGACACCGTCGCGCGACTCGGCTACTCGCTCGAGGAGGTCGGGCGGGTCGACCAGAGCTGGATCCGCCTGTTCAAGACCGGGCCGGCGCTGAGCACGGCCGCGGCGGGCGCGGAGCCGGGCGGCGGACCGGCCGAACCGGCCTCGGGGTCGTCGTCGGGCTCTTCGGGCGGGTCGGATGCGTCGGGGTCGTCGGACTCGGATGGCTGA
- a CDS encoding S8 family serine peptidase codes for MRPAPFAGRAAGDGRARGLRRASRAGAALLGAGLTLAVLGGAGISTGASAASGAAGARVTVDADSGSSDCTAGGGTRIAQSPPALAQLQSELAWSVSRGAGIVVAVVDSGVDANNPHLAGVLAGGVDLVGDGAGQNGYADLDGHGTAIAGQIAARKIDGSGVEGLAPEARILSIRVFSTTESDARKAGFGPTIPRIAEGIRVAADSNAQVINVSLSSAADAPELRDAVAYATARGSLVVASSGNADNSQSVEEKASGSARYPAGDPEALGSGAVNAAGAADGNSVNGPHVSIAAPGQNILTSASNGIDCVYSGEAAHTSFSTAYVSAAAALVAASHPQETPAQWRYRLEATAVRPDPDQRDDAIGWGVVQPYDAMTLAVGGALRGPESAFGGGSAGAPADDRRDLALAHSDPASALATTISIVGAVTAGAVLGVVGVLAYFRRRRRAEASPDEFGV; via the coding sequence ATGCGGCCCGCTCCATTCGCCGGGCGCGCGGCTGGCGACGGGCGCGCTCGCGGCCTGCGACGCGCATCCCGAGCGGGAGCGGCGCTGCTGGGCGCGGGACTGACGCTGGCCGTGCTCGGCGGCGCCGGCATCTCGACCGGCGCGTCGGCGGCGAGCGGCGCCGCCGGCGCGCGGGTCACCGTCGACGCCGACTCCGGATCGAGCGACTGCACCGCCGGCGGCGGCACGCGCATCGCCCAGTCGCCGCCGGCGCTCGCGCAGCTGCAGTCCGAACTCGCGTGGAGCGTCAGCCGCGGAGCCGGCATCGTCGTCGCGGTCGTCGACTCCGGGGTCGACGCGAACAACCCGCACCTCGCCGGGGTGCTCGCCGGCGGCGTCGACCTCGTCGGCGACGGAGCCGGCCAGAACGGCTACGCCGACCTCGACGGCCACGGCACCGCGATCGCCGGGCAGATCGCCGCCCGCAAGATCGACGGATCCGGCGTCGAGGGGCTCGCGCCGGAGGCGCGCATCCTCTCGATCCGGGTGTTCTCGACGACCGAGTCGGATGCGCGCAAGGCCGGCTTCGGCCCGACCATCCCCCGCATCGCCGAGGGCATCCGCGTCGCCGCCGACTCGAACGCACAGGTCATCAACGTGTCGCTGAGCAGCGCCGCCGATGCGCCCGAGCTGCGGGATGCGGTGGCCTACGCGACCGCGCGCGGCAGCCTCGTCGTCGCCAGCTCGGGCAACGCCGACAACAGCCAGTCGGTCGAGGAGAAGGCCTCCGGCTCGGCGCGCTACCCGGCCGGCGACCCCGAGGCGCTCGGCAGCGGCGCCGTGAACGCCGCCGGAGCCGCCGACGGGAACAGCGTCAACGGACCGCACGTGTCGATCGCGGCGCCCGGGCAGAACATCCTCACCTCGGCCAGCAACGGCATCGACTGCGTCTACTCGGGCGAGGCCGCGCACACCAGCTTCTCGACCGCCTACGTCTCGGCCGCGGCTGCGCTCGTCGCGGCGTCGCACCCGCAGGAGACGCCCGCGCAGTGGAGGTACCGGCTCGAGGCGACCGCCGTGCGACCCGATCCCGACCAGCGCGACGACGCGATCGGCTGGGGCGTCGTGCAGCCCTACGACGCCATGACCCTCGCCGTCGGCGGCGCGCTGCGCGGACCGGAGAGCGCCTTCGGCGGCGGCAGCGCCGGTGCGCCCGCCGACGACCGCCGCGACCTCGCGCTCGCCCACAGCGACCCGGCCAGCGCACTCGCCACGACCATCTCGATCGTCGGCGCGGTCACGGCCGGGGCGGTGCTCGGCGTCGTCGGGGTGCTCGCCTACTTCCGCCGACGCCGGCGCGCGGAGGCCTCACCCGACGAGTTCGGGGTCTGA
- a CDS encoding PP2C family protein-serine/threonine phosphatase produces MSARLDLVDLMVSGLTDVGLKRSANEDAALAERPVYLVADGMGGYEAGDRASAAVVAAFRIELCGRGDVDPAGVRRALTRAERDVAEIATTTSRGTGSTVTGVVLLEHEGEPHWLIVNVGDSRVYRLFGSELEQLTVDHSLAQALADNGSLTADDRRDFAHRNVITRAIGAPDSRADTWLMPVTTGERLLICSDGLHGELEDEQIRAMLTMAGRPESAAAALVDAAKRAGGRDNITVLVVDVRAGGAVSTADRTDSIELSASATIPI; encoded by the coding sequence GTGAGCGCCCGCCTCGACCTCGTCGACCTCATGGTCTCGGGTCTCACTGACGTCGGCCTGAAGCGGAGTGCGAACGAGGATGCGGCGCTCGCCGAGCGTCCCGTCTACCTCGTCGCCGACGGCATGGGCGGCTACGAGGCCGGCGATCGGGCGAGCGCGGCGGTCGTCGCGGCCTTCCGGATCGAGCTGTGCGGCCGCGGCGACGTCGACCCGGCCGGGGTGCGCCGCGCGCTCACGCGTGCCGAGCGCGACGTGGCCGAGATCGCGACGACGACGAGCCGCGGCACCGGCAGCACCGTCACCGGTGTGGTGCTGCTCGAGCACGAGGGCGAGCCGCACTGGCTCATCGTCAACGTCGGCGACTCGCGCGTGTATCGGCTCTTCGGCTCCGAGCTCGAGCAGCTCACGGTCGACCACTCACTCGCGCAGGCCCTCGCCGACAACGGCTCGCTGACCGCCGACGACCGCCGCGACTTCGCGCACCGCAACGTCATCACCCGGGCGATCGGCGCCCCCGACTCGCGCGCCGACACCTGGCTCATGCCGGTCACGACCGGCGAGCGGCTGCTGATCTGCTCCGACGGTCTGCACGGCGAGCTCGAGGACGAGCAGATCCGCGCGATGCTGACGATGGCGGGCCGGCCGGAGTCGGCGGCGGCGGCGCTGGTGGATGCGGCGAAGCGCGCCGGCGGACGCGACAACATCACCGTGCTCGTCGTCGACGTGCGCGCGGGCGGCGCGGTCAGCACCGCCGACCGCACCGACTCGATCGAGCTCTCCGCGAGCGCGACCATCCCGATCTGA
- a CDS encoding FHA domain-containing protein, with protein MSSSDATGIGVIGIVISLISVLISVGVYVWLGLMLSKLFPHFGSEGWRGWVPVLNVAEILHIGGYSRLLVLLSLVPGGSVVVVIFTALSAHKIGQRLGKPTWYVVLAVVLLPLWAMLLLRGLGGQPGGVAGAGAAGQQQWAGPGYGAGAPATGPAAGATGSVAIPVPMTGAGTTPAPGYAGHDAYAGYGAQPGVDAAAEVNQPPSAAAYGDPAGYAAPGQTHGQQGAYGQAAYGQPAPQSVGDAVDAALSAAHPEHPGAPSVSAPEWVQQGTPGPTAGQPAPLIESPGFSVTSASAAGAGVAPAADVAGPAANYVITPPPGLMPPAAPASTMPPTASAPGDHVAPSSPSSEAGPSAWDYPAPAAAPAPPIAPEPLPASADEAPAPPVADPVPNPWSRPPVTTVEPDVAATPGIAPPPLVAGAPVIPGAPAAPAADPLGLGPVPGAASAGALADEDDDDFGATIVVDPSSTVRWELSLDDGPTYQLIGGTVVLGRKPAGTDPSVHYLAVRDATRTLSKVHARLDREGDTWRIRDLGSTNGVRVVEADGSEHPVPAGDGVLLAGRRFVLGRVAMRLDRLGGAPADAASRVESDWDTEDRS; from the coding sequence ATGAGCTCCTCAGACGCGACCGGCATCGGCGTCATCGGCATCGTCATCAGCCTGATCAGCGTGCTGATCTCGGTCGGCGTCTACGTGTGGCTCGGCCTCATGCTCTCGAAGCTGTTCCCGCACTTCGGCTCGGAGGGATGGCGCGGCTGGGTTCCGGTGCTCAATGTCGCCGAGATCCTGCACATCGGCGGCTACAGCCGACTGCTCGTGCTGCTGTCGCTCGTGCCGGGCGGCAGCGTCGTGGTCGTGATCTTCACGGCGCTCTCGGCGCACAAGATCGGGCAGCGGCTCGGCAAGCCGACCTGGTACGTGGTGCTCGCCGTCGTGCTGCTGCCGCTGTGGGCGATGCTGCTGCTGCGCGGACTCGGCGGTCAGCCGGGCGGCGTCGCGGGTGCGGGCGCCGCCGGACAGCAGCAGTGGGCGGGCCCCGGCTACGGCGCCGGTGCCCCGGCGACGGGCCCGGCCGCCGGCGCGACCGGCTCAGTGGCGATCCCGGTGCCGATGACCGGTGCGGGCACGACTCCGGCACCCGGATATGCGGGGCACGATGCCTACGCCGGCTACGGCGCGCAGCCCGGGGTCGACGCTGCCGCCGAGGTGAACCAGCCCCCGTCCGCCGCCGCGTACGGCGACCCGGCGGGCTACGCCGCTCCCGGGCAGACGCACGGGCAGCAGGGCGCCTATGGTCAGGCCGCCTACGGTCAGCCCGCGCCGCAGTCGGTCGGCGATGCGGTGGATGCGGCCCTCTCGGCGGCGCACCCCGAGCACCCGGGTGCGCCCTCGGTCTCGGCGCCCGAGTGGGTCCAGCAGGGCACGCCCGGACCGACCGCCGGTCAGCCCGCGCCGCTCATCGAGTCTCCCGGATTCTCGGTCACCTCGGCCTCGGCCGCGGGTGCCGGCGTCGCACCGGCCGCTGATGTCGCCGGCCCCGCCGCGAACTACGTCATCACTCCGCCGCCGGGACTCATGCCGCCGGCCGCGCCGGCCTCCACCATGCCGCCGACCGCGTCGGCGCCCGGCGATCACGTCGCGCCGTCGTCGCCGTCCTCCGAGGCGGGACCGTCCGCGTGGGATTACCCTGCCCCGGCCGCCGCTCCCGCTCCGCCCATCGCACCCGAGCCCCTCCCGGCGTCCGCTGACGAGGCGCCCGCGCCGCCCGTCGCCGATCCCGTCCCGAACCCGTGGTCCCGTCCTCCGGTCACGACGGTCGAGCCGGATGTCGCGGCGACCCCCGGGATCGCCCCGCCCCCGCTCGTGGCCGGCGCCCCGGTCATCCCCGGCGCCCCGGCCGCGCCCGCCGCCGATCCCCTCGGCCTCGGGCCCGTCCCGGGTGCCGCATCCGCCGGCGCTCTCGCCGACGAGGATGACGACGACTTCGGCGCGACGATCGTGGTCGATCCGAGCTCCACGGTGCGCTGGGAGCTCTCGCTCGACGACGGGCCGACCTACCAGCTGATCGGCGGCACCGTCGTGCTCGGCCGCAAGCCCGCCGGAACCGACCCGAGCGTGCACTACCTCGCCGTGCGCGACGCCACCCGCACCCTCTCGAAGGTGCACGCGCGCCTCGACCGCGAGGGCGACACCTGGCGCATCCGCGACCTCGGCTCGACCAACGGCGTGCGCGTCGTCGAGGCCGACGGCAGCGAGCATCCGGTTCCCGCCGGCGACGGCGTGCTGCTCGCGGGTCGCCGCTTCGTGCTCGGCCGCGTCGCGATGCGCCTCGATCGCCTCGGCGGCGCTCCGGCCGACGCGGCGAGCCGGGTGGAATCCGACTGGGACACCGAGGACCGATCGTGA